TAGTTCATAAGCTTTAATAATTAGTATACATGGTAATGAATACAAAAATATTAGAGACCATACAGCCAAAAAAAATACATGAATTATGGGCAATATTGATAATTGGGCCAATACTTTAATAAAGGAACTGAAATTGGGAAAcatagaggaaaaaaaaaaaagcggaTTTGTATAGAAAAGATACAACATATTTTCCTtttgttcatatgaaattattAGTGAATGTTGATCATCCTTGTGGACTAAATATAAAGAGTAAATTCTGTAGGGTACCTTGTTTAACCACAAACTACATGCCATTGCAAAAGAAAGATTTTCAATTAATCAAAATTCACCTAAAATAGAGAGAAGAAataagaaaagggaaaaaattataaaaacgCTTCAAACAGGAAGATATTTTCGTTTCAATTCAGCCAACAGTAGTAGTACTTCAATTCAAAGGAGTCTATCCCAAATCATCTTCCTTTGGGAGATAAGTAAAAAGTTACttctcttttcattttctttgttattctctttttttttttttctgctgtTACAAAAGTTCAATTAAAGCAAAATACCGTACAATGATGCAAAGTCCAATCCAAAATCTCATAGTACAGTAGATTAGCACATAGAAACATCCTTTGTATTAAGGAGCACCTTTCAACAGCTCATGCCCATTCTTCCTTGCAGATCCTGAAATGTAAGACCATTCAAGTCAATTTGTATGTACTACAAATTGAATGTTGAAATTACTTATATAATTTTGCGCAAACATTCATCTAATAACTTgtatttttctaacaaaactgaatttcaagaaacacaaatttgaaatgaaaaaaaaaacttaactCGTTTGAAGTCCTCTTGATTTGAATGTGGAATAAATCTCCAAAACGCTTAAGTAAGGTGAACTGGCAAATTTCTCCTATCTCCAATTTGTATGCTTTGCGAAATTCAGTCCATCCTTTTCCAATTTCACTCCTCTCAGCGATCTTTACCGGCCACTCCCTCTGGTCTTCACCGTGAAGGACCGCCTCTTTCTCCTTCTCTAGTTTTGTTGCCCTGGAAAATGCTCTTGGAATATTCTGAAAATAAGATACACCAAGCATAAATTTGATTTCACCAGCTTTCTTGAACTTTGTAGGTATTTATTTTGCTTGCTAAGAAATCCTTCGAACTGTTGAGAAGCCAAGaataaacataaaaagaaataaagcaaacGCAATTTATACATTATGGGGGAAAATTTGTTGTTTACTCACCAATCTGCGCATATGATGCCGCTTCAGTCTCAAAATAAAATAGGGATTCTCCGCATTTAAATGAAAATAACCATCCCTCTCGTTTGTTTCTACATCTTCTCCTTCTTCACTTTCAATTTCAAGAACTTGCTTCCCAACACCTTTCCAATTATTTGCATAAGAAAAATGAGACGTGATTAAAATTATCTAACATAATCTACCTTACACACAGATCAAGAGAGATTATATTTAATCCATCTCACCTGACTTTCTTGTTTTCCTCAACTTCTTGAATTTATTAGAACGAAAATTATCACGATCAATCTGATACTTAGTGTAAACCTTTTTTTTAGCAGGATGAACTTTTGATGGCCTTATTCCATCATCTCTGTAAAATTCAGTTTCATCACTATCATCAAAGCTTTCATCAGAGCcatcatcagattcatcatCACTGGAGCTACTGGATGAGTTGTATACATTAAATTTTTTTGGGCAACAATCGGCACCATATGGCTTTACTCTAAATGTTGTTTTGCCTATCAGATGAAATAACAGGTAATCTCCAAGCTTCAAATGATgatctttaacaaattttggcCACGAATGTCTGCAAATATAATAGTAGCGACCTTTCTTTCGAATTCTTACTGGCCATGAATTTCGAACTGAGTTCTTTGCCTCGGATTCGATTGTGCATCTTGAGGGAAGCTTTTCCTTGAAATTCCTCACAAAAGAGCAGGGAATCCGCTACAAAAATGTCAAggaaaaaaacaataaatataaaaattaatctTGACAATAACTGAAGAAGATTAATGGAAAATGCATACAGTAGCAATTGATATGGGACTTACAATTTCTCTCGTGAAATCATCTTCCATCAACAGCTTAATAAAGGACGGATTAAAGTTGTAATTTTGTTCCATTTTGGAACTTGGCTTGCAGAGGAAAACAAGAACGATGAGCTCTTCGGGGTTgaggaaagaaggaaagagaaGTAAATATAGACTTTAAGGTTGGTACCAGTTCAAATTACACGGCTTTTTGTTTGCCTTTTGTTCGTATTTTGTACATACATTAAATTCTGTAGACTTTTAGACTACCAGACACTCTTTTTATAGTCATCATGTTAGTCACGATTCATGAGTGTCACCATTATTACTTCCATATTAAATTAACTCCATTTAGTACATTGAATAGAGAGAAATAAACGTACAACCATGCAGTGAATTGCATCTTTTGTTCTTCATTAGTTCTAATTAATCACCTTTCTTCATGGCAACCCTTGATTAACAAGGGATTTGAGCTCCCATCAATCGAGATAACTAGTTAATACTATAGGTTCgaaattttcaaatgtgaaCATAATTACATGGAAGTCTAAAGACCGAATTAGATTAATTAAATGTTGTTCTTGAATAGTGAATTTAAGATATGTGAGTCAGTCTAAAGTAGTATCTTATCCCTGTCATGATTACATGAGTTGGGAGCAAGACCTATGGTTGGTCCAATAAGTTGGGGCTAAAAATGTGCATACAAGAAACAGTATACAATTatatctgtcttttgtttttgttcataTACATCGTTAGTGAATGCGGACATTTCTCGTGGTAGGTGTATACAAACATGATTATCTATTGTAACCAATTGTGCTAATCCAAACAAAATAGATGAAAATCACTTTCTTCTAtttgcctttcttttcttttccattggtgtcatttcctttcctttcccttcTTTTACTTCAATCCAAACGATGCCTAAGTCTAGTTTCTGAATCTCTGAGAATCGAGATCATAGAAGTTTTATATCTCAAGATATGGCAATGTTAGTTAGGACTGCCTAACCTGGAATTTAACAATGGAGTTTTGTGTAACACCGTAATCTTTTAGTACATTTTATATCCTTTAGGATAGCAGTCTGAAAACATTTCCTTCACAAGAGCTTTGGACCATTTAATGACGTTCCAACTTCCAACACCACCAATTCCACAATTGATTGAATCGTTCCATATCATAGCTGAAATAGAACATTTATAACTAGTCCTAGAAAACTCAGAATCATGTGCCATTTCTTATGCACAAAACTGTAGTCATAGAGCCTTAAATCTAGATAAACATTTTAGTCTAGTTCTTATGTACTGAACCCAACAAACCTTTAGAGTTGGCAAGAAATCAAACCTAGAAAGAAGCGTTGAAGGAGATGTTAgtttgttgtcaatttggagTAGATTATAATCTTAGGCATTAGATGTAATATAACTGTTAGAACTGACTATAATTCAATATTTTGCCAATACATACTAGCCTGAAACCTAAGTGGGAgatctaaaaatgaaaatagtgTAGTGAAAAAAgatactccctccctttttttataactgacgtttaagaaatttgctcttaagtacttttatctgtcgttGTATTATCCCCATGcagcattaattattttttcacaattttacccttttatctctcttttccaatacaGGGTTCTTAATTACTATTTCTAGTAATTATTGCTTCTCTCTTTGCTTTTGGCCTAGTAAAACAGCACCATTTAGtactctagtgagagaaaacatgggtgaattggacaattaatgagggtacaaaaggaaaatagtgtatagatttaaacaatgaaaaacttttcttaattggtgtgcaaaaccttaaacgtcagttataaaaaaagggagggagtaatAGTTTAGTGCCCATCTAGATATATGcccctttttctgttttattcCATTTATTTGTTAACCTTAGGTTGTGGCT
This sequence is a window from Coffea eugenioides isolate CCC68of chromosome 7, Ceug_1.0, whole genome shotgun sequence. Protein-coding genes within it:
- the LOC113777238 gene encoding B3 domain-containing protein At5g18090-like; this translates as MEQNYNFNPSFIKLLMEDDFTREIRIPCSFVRNFKEKLPSRCTIESEAKNSVRNSWPVRIRKKGRYYYICRHSWPKFVKDHHLKLGDYLLFHLIGKTTFRVKPYGADCCPKKFNVYNSSSSSSDDESDDGSDESFDDSDETEFYRDDGIRPSKVHPAKKKVYTKYQIDRDNFRSNKFKKLRKTRKSGVGKQVLEIESEEGEDVETNERDGYFHLNAENPYFILRLKRHHMRRLNIPRAFSRATKLEKEKEAVLHGEDQREWPVKIAERSEIGKGWTEFRKAYKLEIGEICQFTLLKRFGDLFHIQIKRTSNELRSARKNGHELLKGAP